The sequence caaacactaagtaaataccatcgtgcaagcatcgtattcacctgatatggccccgtgcgacttcgaTTTGTTTCCCAAGCTGAAGATAGCACTTCGTGAAAGGAGGGCATCaaagtcgatagaggagatcaaagaaaaTGCGACGAAGGTCTACCaggggttaaacgttggcacatgtgtgttgcttcaggcgggtcatattttgaaggagataaaataaatttgcctgaaacttaactgtgttttattttatttaaacattcccggtactttctgatcatggatatttagtttgtttttgataGATACAAGGTTAAATGTGTTTTGGTGTGCTCTGTGATTTTCTGCTAACGAAAAATATGgatcgaaaaattgtatttattgccGAAAATAACAGCGCATTTTTGCCTCAACCGTCGTACGCACCTATTTTGGCAAAAATACCTATGAAAAGACGAAGATTTGCCACAAATGTGGAGATAAAGTCAACATCGATCACATGGCTTTTTGGTCAGCGGTGATTCTAGGATgggaaaaacgttggcacaggtGCATTATATCTGAaagggattactttgaaggcgacaaacaAGATATtgatcagtaaaaaaatatgtaattttctaaaaaataacccTTTCTGAACACTCTCTTCttaaaaatgttccaaaaaaaattgtatttttgcattgaaaggctgttttttttagatttttagtttgttagtaaaatataataagataAACAAAATGATGTTAACTATCATGTCCGACCGGTAACACCGCTGTTCtacctgtcactaagcagaggcgactgtaggaggctggttggactgatacgGGCCACTTTCTTTGGGCGAAACACATGGAAAAgaacagtgcactctgcccagcatgtggaaacggcggaccactttctgtgcgtctgtcaGGCCTTCGCTTGAAtgaggcttgaggtctttggcactgatgtgttaagaagcgaccacctgggctccttggcaccacaacatctactcagatttcttcggaggtcgagcagatttaaagaaaattaaaaagggaattcgagtgcaatacaatggacttaattatgGCTGAGTGCTGTACCTGCTAGTCAGTCCCGACAAAAGAAAATCGATCTgcgtacttatttttaaaaatatgtttctcgttcattattttttccatgTTTTTATATAGTGTGGGTGGAAACTAAATTTGACCGATTATTCGTTGGAgtcattgtatgtatgtacgctaaTAATTATGCACAGAGTGTTCCGATTTGCAtggatttatttgtattttaaagctGTTCTCCCTTCTAACCACGTAAATTGTATAATCTTACAAGACTGACGTGTTCATAGGtcaaaaagagttaaaaaatcgttaaattaGTTTTCGAATtgcaacaaatcaaaaatgacTAAGCCGATAGGAGTACTGTTCTTTagcaataaaactttgaaatgtttACTATCGCTCTGCATTAACCCTGGGCGCGCAGCTCTTTGACCCCGTCTGCGGGTTGTTTAGCAGAAACGACCACCACTaactttgaatttaaataagaagcaaacaacagttaaaatagaaaatatgtttaatgatttttgagatttatcttttcaaaaatacatcatcaaaatattaaataccgatttttttcagtattacgTATAATAAACGAAAGGTTAATGACTTCAAAAGAGATACGAAGTGAAAGGCGAATGTTCAGGGTTAATCAAATTTATCAAATGCTTTCtattactaaaattttgaaaataaaggaaacgtttttttaaaaacttgtcGAACATTTGTTATGTGGAAAAAATGCAGAAGACCATcataaaacaacaatttttttttaaagcaacggattttttagcaacttcgaacttacattttattatagCGGAATTCAGTGGGGTATGAAATGcatacttaaaattttcttagaTATGCAATTAGCGGATGATGTTTATGAAGAGCTACATAAATGCAGAAATTTATCTAAAGAATCTCTCAGAAGAGATGCCTAGGTgtaagtagtgaataattcctagacggtacctgtTTTTATGTTATCTTTGACATTATcgtgtacaattttacacgatagaacaacgcaataaaattatatacagtctgtgtcagaagaaaagaatcgGTTTTATTCTTGTACCTTcatgatatatttcgttctgctttttgctgcataatagtcctaCTCAAGGGCTACAACagcagtgctaactcaggttagtgtcgttcgaaactttcccgtaaacgcaaccaaacaaaatagAGTgaaaagtacgcgaagcgttttgaggcggtatttttatgcacgcattcgaaagggccgaaattatcttacgccgcggctgcaaaagtgattaaaaaatcaaaaaagtttgttgtgatgtggaatcagcgatataaggtgtacaaaaatgttgatgacttttccgagcgcggcttgaaacgagtgacgacaaaaaagcaggacaAAGTGATTGTCCATtttgactacgccaagcacacacaattcttactaaataaaatgggaacagatgtgagtatcaacaccatggAACgccgactgaaggaggcgaacatatcctaccgtcccacatcatcaaaatcaGTGcactcagaaaaacacattgagaaacaacaaaacaagaaaatggcgccACAATATTGGCCTGGCCTTCCCTGCCCCAGACgctaaccccattgaaaatttgtagggaactatgaaaacgcatcttgccggaaggtcagtccgtgatttaaagcaactcgtgcgtcaagttcgcaaaagcTAGTCCTAGCTAGCTTGTCGAAGAGCTACCCAGAAAAGCTgattcaaagcatgaagaagatgacaagctatactcgacaacaatgaagactacacggcttattgagtaattgcgactcgtagttttgtacatactttcatgtaaacaaattttaaatatacgtatatctttcatatttcatgaataatcgcggttccttttttctgagacagactatatgtatatataattgacgcttacaccctttttggatgtttggccgagttaaTTCTTCTATTtggggcgtgcgtcttgatgttccataaatggaggaacctatagttttcagccgactccgaacggcagatggcttttatgaggagttttttcatggcagaaacacacttgcaagtttgaaaatttgccgGTGAATATTCTAGGTttgtccttaaaaaaaaattagtctttaaatttttgaatagttttgggaTGATTTCACCTCTTAAGGGGGGGGCTGGAAATTTGTGTACTTGCCGGGATGTATTACCGTCGATtagaactaaaataaaaaaatgctaaaccgaattacataaatttttttatttttaaagttcgaTCAATAATTGCCTTCTCTAgaatttatgaacaaaatttgtggaaaaatccCCATTGTGCACCGCTTGAAGACGTCTGTGTGCTGCCTAAATTAAATGCTCGCAAAGTTAAGGCAGGATAGCGAATTGAAAGTCCTTTTATATAGCCTTCTAGCTATTTTTCCCTCAAATAACTTCAATCACATTTGTATCTGCGGTGtctgtaaaagtttaaaaaagttttcaactAAAGCCTTTCTACATTATTTCCGACGCATTGCTTGTGGTTGTTGTCCTGGtagaatacaaaattatttaaaatctccAACTTCTCCGCACATTGAATTTTCTTTTCGAATATTGAGATAGGCAAGACTGTCCATTGTTCTTTCAATAAAATGTCAGTCTCTGACTCCCGCACTACACATGCAGCCCGACACCATTACAGAGCTATTTTCATGCTTATGTAACTTTCGTTCGCGTTTTTTGTGCTCAAACTTAGTGTTTGCTTTACGCCCGTCAATCTAACCCATGGATATCGAATTTGCTTTCACTGTACTTCGCAAAGGAagctattgggtatgggaataagtttccgccctcgtgaAAGAAGCGCCGCTGCTGATAGTATTTTTGTGTTCCCtctggagagcggttcacttcttaagagagcatcgcaaactggctcaatcaaaagaactcgaattatTCGTCAGAGAAATCCGTTTTGCTGCCTGAAAAATGAAGTAAAGTTGTATCTTCCGATGGCACAAACTTcacataaaatcataaaaaattaattgaattattgaaataattcgtaactgTGGCTAAGAagggacggaaacttattcctatacccaaaaattaatttttcaaattttttcagtgaCGGAATCAATAATTCTATCGATTTTTGCAACGTTTGAAATCAATCTATAAGAAGAAATAGTTTCATGCCGCCtctgggttaggttaggttaggtagtgatggttgcccagagagtgggcccacttggacgagaGAAGTTCGGTTCATCCATTGTGagaggggaaaaagaggtgaaggaaaaaaggacgaaagggaaggctgagtgtttgtggactacgaacggtgactagtctgcggttgtgttaacctctttatgctgctgatgaagttcatcagatttttgttttcaagacctgctatatcagtaGGCGCAGAaaaaagtgagaaccaagatgcttgaatcttagtcccgcgagagctgggcagctgaggagcaggtgctgagatgatttcacctcatcctccatacagctgacgcaaaaaggactcgaagtaattccgagtctgaCGGCTTGTATAcccggacagtgccccgtgaggatgtccacgaaatttgagagatgagatttcgCCATCCTCaaaatatccctcgaacgccatctatccaaacgtggccagaagaacttcgcgaccttacacgttcgtgtactggcccagcgctcgctgagttagtGCAAAGTCCATCCTCCCAgaagtagagcgcaggttgtcaaagGGATCCCGATTCTCTCCTTCCGCAGGTCCCTTGTcgggccagctcgtcggcttcgcaatcgagagagagatcAGGCATTTCCTGAACAGTTTCCTGCCGCCTCTAaatagcagatggtttttatgaaaagctacAGAAATGCAGAAGTGTATCAACTATTTCATGTTCCATATCAACCTATGCAGTTACAGCCACCTCTTAAATGATAATATCTAACTTTCAGTTGACTTAGGCTTGACCTAATGGATATATTCGGTTTACTGAAGCTGCTTTGCCGGTAgagcttctgaaattttgatttgaacatGAACCCTTTTTTATTGTATGGCTCCATAAAATTATAACTCTAAGTTATGTGCTAACCTCAGTTTTATAAGGATCTTATCGATGTGTTAACGTAACGCAACTCTTGAGAAACCGCTACTCTGACGTCAATTGAAATTTCCACCATACATAATATTTACTAAGTATAAAAGAAAGTTTATTCCATTATATTtaccgaaaaaacaaaattgagtgATCTCATAGAATTTGCGCATATTTAGATCATTTTCACCTCCTTTTACAGGAACTGAGGTGTGGAACATCAATCAAGACGGAGTTGACATCTTAATTGACTACAGAAATACAGCAAAAGCCAAAGAGTTCATAGCGAAAACTGATTTCACCTACAATATTATGATCGACGATATCGAGACTGCGATCGACGAGACTTATACGGAAGTGAACAACAGCAATGCAAATATGCCGTGGTTGGATAGAGACAGTACGTGAAATGTGGGCCAAGCCTATTAGCTATGCCATTTATGGGaatttgtgaataaatatttaaacgaAAACTTTTTAGGTACGATACTGAATTGGAATCGCTATCATGATGTTGGCGCTATACAACAATTCCTGCAGCACATTTTGGAAACCTACCCTGATATGGCGGAAATTGTGCAAATCGGTGTGACGCATCATAAGCGGCCACTGGAGGTGTTGCGGTgagttaattaaacaaaaaaaaaacaaaaaaagtgtatgaattaaaattaaagagcAGGCGTAAAAAACACAAGCTttgtataattaaattattagtaCTTAGTGATAAAGTCGAATCACCGTTTCTGTCTTTCCAGCATCTCCAATGGCAACCCCAAGAATTGGGCAATTTTTATCGATGCCGGCATGCAGGCACGCGATTGGCTCAGTCCTGCCGCGCTCACCTGCGCCATTTCGAAATTAACCTGGTTGTGGGACCAAGAGCCGACTTACATGCGCAACATTGATTGGTACTTCTTGCCTTTGGCAAATCCCGATGGTTATCAATATTCGCGCATCACCGATCGTCTCTGGTCGAAGAATCGACATTTTGATGGTAAAACTGGCTGTTATGGCGTAAATTTGAATCGCAACTTTGATTATCAGTGGGGTGGTGCGGGCTCATCGGATAACCCGTGCAAGAATTTATATCGAGGGCCAAAGCAATTCTCCGAGCCAGAAACGAAAGCCATACGAACCTTCGTGCACAACATACACGAATTTTTGGGTGCATACGTCTCCTTCAACGCTTACGGGCAGGCAATCACCTATCCATGGGGTGACGCAGACTTTGTGACGGACAATCAACGGGAACTGCACAACGTGGCGCGACGTGCAATGTTGGTGAGTTGCATGCGGCAATATTagacacaataacaacaaaaacaaaataaaaatcaatttactagCCACTAAAACGCTTTTCCATTGTTTGCACGCTTTCCTTTGTATGTGTTTCTTTGTGGCCTCGTTTAAAagttgttcctttttttttttgtgtttctgttTTGTTTACTTTGTAGAATTTCCGCAAATTGAATGAAGCCGAGTACCGTGTGGGTACCAGCTATCGACTGAAATTGGCACGCGCTGGCAACTCGGCCGATTGGGTGCAGCAGCGCATCAATCCACAATACGTTTACGATGTATTTCTGAAGGACCAAGGGCGCTATGGGTACTTGATGCCACCGCATTACATTGTGGAATCGGGTGAGGAGGCATACGAATTTATGAAGACAATAGCGGCGGCACTAAATTGAAGCCAAGCCAAAAAGTGTATGCCACGAAAATCTCATAAAAGGAAGGGAATAGACAAAAAGGataattgaattattaaaaGGATTGGagtcattttaaaaattcaaagataCAAGACTCAAGTATTTCGGCATTATATTTTAAACGCTTGTACTATTATTAGTTTTCGAGCAGAATTAGgttaaaaaaacgtatttttagttatttagtaCTTAAGTTTATTGTACACTTGAATACAAATTTCAAGTCACAGTTTTCAATtgcctaaataaaaaaatgcagatGAGGCAATTTAGCAATAACGGTTACTTAATCTTTATTTCACTAAGCTTCAagtgagtatgtatgtacttatgtactttTTGTAGTGGTGCTCACAATAACAGCACAGCTACATTTTGCtaagttttgattattatttttaattttttattatttaaattttttttatctattaatttttcttatcttattttttgaatatcttttatttttattgattatttgtttattttgtattatttattattttattttttatttatttctttttattaattatttttttttgtattatgtatttatttttatcatttatttacctttattctttatttattgttttataatatatttatttttatgatttattaatctttttttaatatttttttattattattatttatttatttttctaatatttttattttttttttattacttatttgtttattttttattattttacttgttATTTATatcttcttttattattatttttttaattatttatttatttttattttttatttattgttttattatgtatttatttatcttttttattgttttttcgttggtttttttattgtttatttatttttatttttattattattttgttattacttatttgtcttttttattatttatttattattttagtttttatttatttccttttattatttttttttattattacattcttttattattattattatattttattatttcttttcttatttatttattttttttttataatttttatataatgtaTTTAGTAGCTCCAAATACGTTGCTTctcttgttccctatcgatctggcaggcaaagcgattgcagcgaaagcagcgacacgcatgatgGCATTCAtcgaaatggaaaaagtatcttggccattcggccatactgaacaggaacactgttatctcttccgacatagactatcatgtaagtcttccatcaccacccttgctattctcctgttcactcacaaccagggaagaatggaagacaaatcttatcgaaatcgatggccctctgattatatatacagatggttcaaaacaagacggtaaagtgAGATTAggaatattttccaattcccctcacatcaatctatcatttagattacccgacaactgtagtgtattccaagcggaagtatgcgctatctggtatgctgcgaaaactctcttagaaaatagaatatcattaGAGGATATCCGgtttttcactgacagtcaagcggctgttcgagcactcagctcttcttatacccactcagatgtgctTCGATTTTGTCTctcatctcttaacgagataagtgttcagaattctgtccaagttagctggataccgggtcacagtggattccaaggtaactgcaaagctgatgagttcgcgagagctggagctgcgcaatcaaatgttagtaacttaccctcAATCCACATTCcactctcaacatgtaaaatgctcatcgatcgagaatttcacagcattgctgatcggaggtggcgagtggaaactacttgcgttacgaccagacaaatctggccagcctacaatctgaaacatacaaaaacccttataagtctttcgaaacacgaactaaggcatataatatctcttatcaccggccactgctgTTTGTCCTCTCACGCAcatcggctcggggttcctctccaacaattgacaatctttcagtactctcggacctgaaaatcgaatctctcataaaattctcgaaacgaattaatatcttggaCCAAAGTCTAtagtaaaaatctcggttaggtggggaaatcatataacataatgagctctagggcaacacaacggacccaactagtctatgtggcactccgattcggggcacccttaa comes from Anastrepha ludens isolate Willacy chromosome 3, idAnaLude1.1, whole genome shotgun sequence and encodes:
- the LOC128857522 gene encoding carboxypeptidase B; this encodes MPLDLNEVPLNVIEVPRTSFLARIPFLRSFLRAVRPNTHVGRKSDYRSEFDENFINYHNSQLWKVLFNATRKRGGSTKRIETMQTFVEKFGTEVWNINQDGVDILIDYRNTAKAKEFIAKTDFTYNIMIDDIETAIDETYTEVNNSNANMPWLDRDSTILNWNRYHDVGAIQQFLQHILETYPDMAEIVQIGVTHHKRPLEVLRISNGNPKNWAIFIDAGMQARDWLSPAALTCAISKLTWLWDQEPTYMRNIDWYFLPLANPDGYQYSRITDRLWSKNRHFDGKTGCYGVNLNRNFDYQWGGAGSSDNPCKNLYRGPKQFSEPETKAIRTFVHNIHEFLGAYVSFNAYGQAITYPWGDADFVTDNQRELHNVARRAMLNFRKLNEAEYRVGTSYRLKLARAGNSADWVQQRINPQYVYDVFLKDQGRYGYLMPPHYIVESGEEAYEFMKTIAAALN